The genomic window CGGAGAAATTAGCGATAAAATCAATGTACAGGTCGGAAATTCGATTTCTGAAATGGAGGCAGAAAAAATTGCAGCTTTAGATATGAAAGCAGTCGGGAATACAAAATTTTCCGATTACGAACAATTAATCACAAAAGTAGATAACGGACGTGGGATAGAACTGCATTCTGTGTCTAAAATAGAAGGTTTTTCTTTAAAACCATTAAATGCATTTATCTATTATATTGATAATTCTACAAAAAATATTGTCAAAAAAGTTTCAAAAAACTATGAAGTAGATACACCGTCCAACAGCTTGACCTTATACAAGGGAACGCAGCCAATCACGGTAGATTCATATAATGGAAACTACAGACTGAAGGATAATGCAAGAAACATCCACACATTAGACGGTACGAATCTGGACGGAAATTACGATCCGACAACAGGTGAGCTTTCCGGTGGGCAGGAGTATACAAATGCAACCCCGGATTTCACGGCGACTAATACAAAACCAGCAGTTGAAGTACAGTGGGCAATGGAAAAGGCACACGACTATTATATTAGCAGACACAACAGAAACAGCTATGACGGAAACGGATCTATCCTGAGAAACTATTACCATTTCGATTTTGGTATTTTTGGTAATACCCCTGGATATGGACTGAATGCCGCAGCCATTGATGCCAGTGGAATTGTTTGTATGGTCTATGGAGACGGAGCGTATCCTCCTTATGCATCTGGTGTTGTTGCCAATCCTGTGGTGGGAATTGATGTGGCAGGACATGAATATTCGCATTTAATTATTGGAAGAAATGGTTTGGGAGGATTAAATTATCAGGGAGAATCAGGTGCTATTAATGAATCTATTGCCGATATGATGGGTGCTGCGATTGAGTTTTACTCGGGAATCAACGCCAACTGGACAATCGGAGAAGGAATTTTAAATCCGGCTGTATTACCTCCGGGATATTTCAGAAGCCTATCAAATCCTAATTCCGGACCTGCGGCTGTAGGAGGGCAGCAACCGGACACTTATATGGGAACCTATTGGGCTAGTACTGCGAATCCTAGTGATAGTAATGACCACGGTGGTGTGCATACCAACAGTGGAGTAGGAAATTACTGGTTTTATCTTCTTTCCAGCGGAGGTTCAGGAACGAATGATATTGGAAATGCTTTCAACGTTACCGGAATTACAATTCAAAAAGCGGAAAAAATCATTTACAGAGCCCTTACCAACTATATGACGCCGAACAGTACTTATATGGATGCTTACAACGCAACCAAACAAGCTGTAACGGATCTTTACGGAGCATCGGGCAACGAACAGCTTCAGAACGTAAGAGCTTGGTATGCAGTAGGAATCGGAAACGGAGTTTTGGCGACGAATGAAGTAGCAAACGGAGGTGAGAATCAGTTTACAATCTATCCAAATCCTGTTAAAGGCGGTATGTTTACGATAGAAAATAACAAAAATGATTCAACATTCGAAATTTATGATGTTTCAGGAAAGCTGGTAAAACATGCTGATAAATTAAGCAAAGGAACCAATAAAATTAACATCAACGGACTTGAAAAAGGGATCTATATCGTGAAAATAAATTCTAATGGAACTTCTGTTTCTAAGAAATTAATTGTAGAATAATAATAAACTTAAATACATATAAAAGGCCCGGCGGAAAATATTCTGCCGGGTTTTTTAATTATTTCATTAAAACTGTAACATTTTTTTTAAACTAAAACTAACTTTATAGAGCGCAATACAACATGATCTCATTAGAACAGGAATTTTTAGAAAAAATTGAAAAACATAAAGGAATCATTTTCAAGATTTCTAAAATGTATATGGACGAAAAGGACGACCGCGACGATCTTTTTCAGGAGATCACGTATCAGATATGGAAAGCGTATCCAAATTTTAAAGGACACAGCGAATTTTCAACATGGATGTATAGAATAGCGCTGAATACAGCCATTATTTTCCTTAAAAATGAAAAGAAAAGAAGTTTTATAAAAAATGAAGACTTCTCTGAATATAAAATCACCCAGGACGAATTTGATCATGAAAAAGAAGAAAAACTGAATGCAATGTATGGAGCCATTCATCAGTTAAACCCAATTGATAAGGCGTTTATTTTTTATTACCTCGAAAATTTTTCAGGAAAGGAAATTGCCGAACAGATGGGAATCTCCGAAGGAAATGTACGGGTAAAAATGAACCGTGCCAAAAATAAGCTGAAAGATATCTTAAACTCAAAATAGCAGAGAGCCGGGTAAATCACGAAACTCAGAACCCGCGTCTCGCATCT from Chryseobacterium wanjuense includes these protein-coding regions:
- a CDS encoding RNA polymerase sigma factor; protein product: MISLEQEFLEKIEKHKGIIFKISKMYMDEKDDRDDLFQEITYQIWKAYPNFKGHSEFSTWMYRIALNTAIIFLKNEKKRSFIKNEDFSEYKITQDEFDHEKEEKLNAMYGAIHQLNPIDKAFIFYYLENFSGKEIAEQMGISEGNVRVKMNRAKNKLKDILNSK
- a CDS encoding M4 family metallopeptidase, giving the protein MKKNFTHVKALAFAVALVISPASLLQAQNQRNNTEISVQNLPEISKNSVMGNFQANFSGQDIPAGFLITHLGEWLGTDSDHTYKLVKESTDELGIKHFVYQHYFKGVKVGDELILLHEKNGKLTYVNGEISDKINVQVGNSISEMEAEKIAALDMKAVGNTKFSDYEQLITKVDNGRGIELHSVSKIEGFSLKPLNAFIYYIDNSTKNIVKKVSKNYEVDTPSNSLTLYKGTQPITVDSYNGNYRLKDNARNIHTLDGTNLDGNYDPTTGELSGGQEYTNATPDFTATNTKPAVEVQWAMEKAHDYYISRHNRNSYDGNGSILRNYYHFDFGIFGNTPGYGLNAAAIDASGIVCMVYGDGAYPPYASGVVANPVVGIDVAGHEYSHLIIGRNGLGGLNYQGESGAINESIADMMGAAIEFYSGINANWTIGEGILNPAVLPPGYFRSLSNPNSGPAAVGGQQPDTYMGTYWASTANPSDSNDHGGVHTNSGVGNYWFYLLSSGGSGTNDIGNAFNVTGITIQKAEKIIYRALTNYMTPNSTYMDAYNATKQAVTDLYGASGNEQLQNVRAWYAVGIGNGVLATNEVANGGENQFTIYPNPVKGGMFTIENNKNDSTFEIYDVSGKLVKHADKLSKGTNKININGLEKGIYIVKINSNGTSVSKKLIVE